The Malassezia restricta chromosome I, complete sequence genome contains the following window.
CGGCGACAAGCCGCCGTGGACGCAGAAAATGTCGTTGTCCACAACCACAGATAGGGTAAGGAAGTCAAACATGTCGGTAAAGTACTGCCACACGTTGGAGTCAGGGTACTTGCGTGTGCACTCTGCATAAAACCCGTATGTCTGCGTGACGGCACGGCTTTCGTGGTTGCCACGCACAAGATGGACACGGTGAGGGTAGCGCAGCTTGAGGCACGTTAGTAACGAGATCGTTTCGACGGAAAAGAGGCCGCGGTCCACATAGTCTCCCAAGAACAAGTAGTTCGTGTTTGGTACATCGCCACCAATACGAAATATCTCGAGCAGATCGTAAAATTGCCCATGAATATCGCCCACTACGGTCACGGGCGCACTAATGTGCACGACGTTACTTTCCATCATCAATAGCTCCTTGGTCTTCTCGCAAATTTCTTTGATGAGCGTTCCGacaagcagctgcttgtTCATCAGCTTCTCGATGCACGCATCTAGGTCAAGTGGCATGACGCCCGACCGCGCGATGAGAagcgacgtcgtcgtcgaacAAGGTTGGACGGCGGTCTGATAAGAGACGTTGATTAGTCAGCATATAGGCAGCCTGAGCGCTTGGCGGTCGGctggcgcgcagcgcgctgaGTCAGGTACGTCGTACGACGATTGTCGGCGGTCTCGGAGCATGGTCGATCAAAAGACATTGGCTGTGCATTCCGTGGTGTTAGAAGACCCACCATTAGATTTTGACGCACTCCCACCCGTGTCTTCGCAGCTAGTCGTATTTGACTTTGACTGGTCTCTCGCGGACCAGGACACGGATCGATGGATTCACGAGCTCTTGTCACCCCGACTGCGCATCGAATTTGTCCAAAAGATTTCGACCATGCAATTCACTGACATGTGCGCCTACCTATTGGAAGAGCTGCACAAAGAGGGACACACGCCTGAGGCCATTCAAGAAGCTCTACGGGCCATGCCTATGCACCCCGCCATGAtccgcggcgtgcgctcgctgcagtCCCATCACCATGGCACCGACTTTCTCCTTCTTTCCAACTCGAATGAAGTATATATTCATACGATTCTGCCAAGCAAGGGCCTCGCCGAGCCACCTCTCTTTACAGAAATTGTCACGAATCCTGCGCACTGGGAGCCCAATGGACTGCTGCGTctgcggcgacgcatcTCGCCAGACGGGCCACAGCATGCGTGCAAGGTAGGATGCAGTGCGAACATGTGCAAGGGTGATGAGCTTGACGCATTTAagcagcgccatgccgaCCGCAAGTACGAGCGCATTGTCTATGTCGGCGACGGTGGAAACGACTTCTGCCCCGTCAAGCGTCTCGGCCCGAACGACGTAGCATTCGTCCGTCGGAACCGTGGCCTGGCCCGGCGGATCCTCCAGGAGGGCGGCGTGCAGTGCATGGTTCGCTATTGGACAGGCGCATGGGAAGCTGAGCAACTCCTCAACCTCCTGTGTCCCCCACGCCCCTGAAGTCTGTAGATGTCGCCCGTCACTCTTAAGGGTCTCGTCCCTGCGAACGACCTACAAGCATgtgtcgtgcagcacacTGCAGGCCACACGCGCATGCTCGCAAGCTTATTCGACAAAATGACGCCTTTTGATTCGTTCTTAAAAAAAGCCCGTGGCATTCGCAGCGTGGGTGCTTCGCGCTTTCGTCTGGCGAGCGCTTAGCGCCTTTTTCTCGTTACGGCCCATCCAGGCTCGTGTATCTAGACGCATTACATTTGCACGCCGTGGTCCTGGTAAAAGCTCGGCTTCATGTCAGGAGGTTCGGGAACCGGCGCTCCGGCACCAAcgctggcgccgctccGCCCCGCGCCATCCACCGCCCCAAGCACGTCCAATGGCATGCTTCCACAGGACTCACGCGCGAATCCCGACGCGCCCCTGCAGCGTAGGCGCACCAACCCTCTGGGCGAGCTCATCTCGACAGAAACGCGCTATGTGCATGAGCTCGGAATCACGCTTCATCGCGTGGCAGCCGCATGGAACCCCAAAGACCTGCCAGCCAAGgacgtcgatgccatgtTTCGTGCTTTGCATACCGTGTTCCGTACCAACAGCGAGTTTCTGCGTGCATTGCAAGAGATTGGCCCCAATCCGTCCTCGCCCAAAGGCCTCGGTAATCTACTGATGCACTGGATTGACACGCTCCAGCCCCCCTACTCTCATTATATTGACGTCTACACGCCCCATCTCGACACGCGCCCCGACATTGCCCATCATGTACGCCTTCCGTCCGTTCTTCAGAATGTGAATCGACAAATTCCTCGCAACGATTACCCCACCGGATGGACGCTCGACAGGTTCTTTGAATTGCCGATCCTACGACTAGTGTTTTACAAAAAGCTGTACGGTCGACTTTTGCGGAACGCACAGCCTGGTCGCTCAGATCACACACTCCTTCTTACTGCTAACGAAAAGCTGGATGCGTTGAATCAACGGGCACAACGCCAAAAGTCATCGCTGGGCTCCATACCCGCCAACCAAAAAGGATTGGTGTCCACTTCGTCACCACTCCCCACCGAGCCAAGACTCATGTCGCCTGTATCTCCCGTGAAGGGCAGGGCCCTCGTGCCACCGCATGAAGGTACTGTGCCGCCATGGACCCAATCCGCACAGTCAATCACTTCTTCCATCCTTTTGCAGTCGCTGGATCAGATGCAGACCCGCATTGATTCGACACACACAGTCGATATCTTCACGATGGAGCCCAAAAACTGCCGCCTACAATTGGTGTTGCCTGGCTTGTCATTCGAGCGCGCACTTCGCTTGACAGACGGAGCCAAGCTTGAAATCCTGCCTGCTCAAGGCAAGCCCCTGATGATTCAGCATGCTCGCTTGATTCTGCTCACGGACTTGATTCTCGTGGCTGAGGACGTGGCGCTGTCTCCTCCAGGTGCTCCTGACATCAAGCTTATATTCCCTCCCTTGTCAGGCCGGTTCATTGACGCGTTCGATGACACTCGTTGGGGACCAGCCTGTGTGCGTTTGTCGATCATGAACCGAGTAAGCATGGTAATACACCTCGCTTCGACGGAGCGTAAGCATGAATGGCTTCAGGCGTTGAGTGCGTGTAAGTCCTTTAGTGGACACCTGCGGCCTCACCAGAACCAATCCCCGTCGCCATCAAAGTCTGCTCCTCAGATCGCGGCACCGATGCCGAGCCAGATGACAAGTCGTCCACCAGCGCGATCTCAGACGCTAAATCAGCCTTCCAAGGTCCCTGCGCCTTTGTCTTCCCCGGCTCGTCCTCCTCAGCCCCTCGTGCCGTCGGGTCAGTCGAGCCGTCCAGCTCAGGCCGCTCAGCCGGGTACGCCTAGCATGGTTCGCCCACCGTTATTACCCGATGCTCTCGTGCCAGGAACACCAGGTGCTCAAAGCACTCGACATGAACCGGCTCCGGCACCGTCTTTGGTGCACAGCGGATTGGGCATGGCGGCCAGACCCGCACCGCCTTTatcggcgcccagcgcggtGCCCGTGTCCAGTGCCTCGTCACCGCCGACCCCTTCAGCCTCTTTTCATCCTACGGCTCAGAACGTGCGGACTGGCCAGGAATCAACCGTACCGCGGCCGAGCATAGGCACACCCTTTACCTCGGCGCAGAACAAGGCAGTCCGGCCACCTGCCCTACCGCCGTTGTTGCCACACACCATCACGAATGCCAACTTGCCGGGTGTGCCTCTAGCAGAACAAGACATCAGTTTTGTCTCGCCGCCCCTATCGCCCGAACTGCCGACACGAGCCAATTCGCTGGCATCACAAGACTCCTTCCCGCGCATTCCGCGTCGTCTTGATACTCCAGACTCGATGTTGCAGCGTCCAGATGATGCGACGCGGCCTGGTGGCtccacggccatgtcgttcgGCAGCGCAAGTGAGAAGGCCATGGGCAACATGATACCACAGTCGCCGGGGCCTGAGCAGCGCCGATCGCCACTTTTTGTGCGGAACCCTATCCGGACAGCTACTGTacctgtgcctgctgcgtcggcgtcAGCGTCGAGCAGCCCGCCACAGCCTCCCCGGGCACTGAGTCGGTCGGCGTCGCAATCGCAGCTGGGTGAGCATATCCAGGGCAACGGTGCGGTTCTGCCCTCGCAGATGAATCGGAGCAAACCACAGCGGAACTCGAATGAATGGATGCATGAGCCtgacgacgaagaaaaCGACAATGACGTGGCAAACGCGCGAAGGATGCTGGCACACGAGGCTCAATCGTTCAATCTTTGCGCGCAGATGCGGTGCAAAGTGTTTCTGAAACACAGCTATGCGCAATGGCGCGCTCTTGGCCCAGCGCGTCTGCGTTTATACCATTTGCGTCCATCTAACACGAATCAGCTCGTGGTGGAAAATGACAAAAAGACGATCATCTCCTCGATTATCCTGCCCATTGCAgtgcagcgcgtcggaCGAACCGGCCTCGCTGTCGAGCTCTCCGACTATGGTCGCCTCACTGGCGTCGTGTACAtgctgcacatgcgcagcgaAGAGTCTGCCAATGGATtgcaccagcagctgctcacgGGCtccacgcgctcgcccgTCTCCAGTCCACAGCTTTCATAGTCGGTCTTTGGTGATGGCACTGGACGCACGAGCCAGTCTTGGGGTCCTCCACATAGCCTCGCCGCACCAATCGGGCGGTGAAGGGGAGGCCAGCAGCCGAAAGAAAAACGTGTCGGCGTCGTTGATTCTTGGCGCGACTCGCCCAGCATGGCCTCCTctgtgccatggcaccagcgccgcgcgcatACTCTTAcggcacgcggcgcgcatgcacaaaaACATACTGAGCCAGGCGCCCAGGTATGGGCTTTGGATGAAGATATTGACCCGATGGATACCCGAGCTGCTCCTGAGCGCTCCGCTTTGGACGGCGGAGAGACCAAGGGACACTCTCAGCCATACACAAAAAATGCGCTGGACCGCCTCGAAAGCTGGCTTGGACTCAAAGAAAGCGCCGCCGGCCCATCTACTCCCCCGCCGCGCCACCACCGCACCACAGCCGAGCACGGCAGTATGGCAGAGGCTGTGCCCAAGGTCCCACGGCGAACAAGCTCGACCATTCAGGTCATGGTCCATCCCGTTGTTGAAACAGATACGCTGGAAGGTATTGCTCTGCGGTACGGCGCCGATGTGCACACCCTCCGACGAAGCAACGGCTTGTGGCCCGGCGATGCGGTGCAGATGCGCGAACATCTCTATATCCCCGTTGACAGCTGCCGCTGGCGCCCGCCGAATGCTACTATTGAAGCTGTGGAACGCAAAGCGGATGGATCGCTCCAGGGCATCGTGCAGGCCGGCTCATCTGCGCAGCCTGAAAGTGTGACGGTCACGCAGGTCGACGCCAAGTCTCTGCGCTTCTTCCCCGCTGACCGTGCAAGACCagctcgtggcgtgccCATGAACAGCGACATGGGAGCCTCAGGTATCGACGACTTGATCCAGTTGCAGCATATGCGCCGCAACCGCGGTGGCACACaggcgcccaagccacGCGATCGACCTGTGCTCCAGAAGCGCCCTGAGCCCGCGATCGACCCGACTTGGCGTCCCAATACGCGCACGCTTGGCCACAAAACGTCCTTGAAGCAGCCGGTTTCGCGGGACGAGCTGATAGAAGATCATTGGGACCAAGaagatgcgccgcgcgacacggcgccagAGCCACCAACATCCATGCGCCTTGACAAGCTGCTTCGCGGACCAACTGTCAATCCTGGTGCAGCCAATTGGATCCGGCCTATCCACGAGAGTCTGCCGCAACAGGTGCCACGCCAAGCGGGTTCATCGGGACACTTGTGGTCCGATCTATTCAGCGGACGTGTGAGCATCGAAGATGCATTACATGTGGCGGTAGATGAATGGCGCCACGTCTCGCAACGAGCCCGCCGGCGAAACGAACCTGCCCTGCCTATGTAACAGATATTAAACGCGCGAGAAGGAACGCATGAAAAGGCTCAGCATCTCCATAACGACTGCATGTAAGTGTGTCCGTATACATACATCCTCCCAACAGCACAAAGATCAAGAATATAGCTAGGTATCTGACTGCAGGCGAGGCCCGAGGAACCTGCTCCTGCTGTTCTGATTCCTGCGCGGGTGCCTTTACAAGGCCGCGCTTGTTCTTTCCCGATGTATTGCGCAGACCCTGCGTATCACGGGCCTTCTTAGCAAACCTTTCGTTGCGAGCATGGATATCTCGAGCTGAAGGCTAGCACGTTAGGGGTTCACACGCACACGTACCATTGTGGTGGATGGAAAAAGGGACACGTGGATCTGGGTCGAGTGGAGGGAAAAACGACCTTGGCAGCCCGTAGGATCCAGCCATGGACCGTGATGACGAATGGTCTGCAGAAAAAAGGCACATAAAGCGACGTCGCAACCTGACGCCTGCAGAAAAGCAGGCGCAGGATATTGAGCAGCTTTTTGATAATCCCGCAAGTGCTATGCGGCTgccatcgccgccgcctccggTATTCAGAGTGCGGCCGCCCCCCGACATGGTGCCCCATGTCCAAGGCAGCAGCTCCGGCGTGGGCAGTGGCGAGTTTCATGTATACAAAATGACACGAAGAAACGAATCTGACCGCATTAATGCTATGAAATATGAAGCAGATCGAGCCGCAGCCCAAGAGGAGTTCGATAAgaagcgtgccatgcaAGCAGCACAGGATGAAGCGAAGACGTCCAAGAatcgcacgcgacgcgAAAAAAAGAAACAAGCTCTGCAACGTGCACGTCAGGCGAACGAGACAAGGACCTCGCCGTCCGGAGACGTGCCTGGCAACATATCGCCCTTGAGAGTCGAGTCTCAAAAAAGCCCTGCTACATAGACGCTGCATTCTACGTCCTATACCCCCGATCTCTACAACCACGTCTCCGTATCACGTGCCATCCCCATGGAAACAACCCGCAAGGCTCCGGTCCGGGAAAGGGTATGTCTTGGACTTTGACCACCCGAGCTCTTAGGGCGACACGTTTTGTTCCTCGTGCAGCCCCCGCCACTTGTGCTCGTACAATGGCTGTTGCAGCGGGCGTCGGTAAAGGCGAAAGCAATGTGCGCCCACCGCCTGATCAAGTGATGCAGGATATGGCCGATTATGTCCACAACTACGATATCAAGTCCAGCACCGCTTACAATACGGCCCGTATGTGTCTATTGGACTCACTGGGCTGTGGTATTGAAGCTCTGCGCTTTCCTGCTCCGCGCGCGGTGTGTGGCCCGGTTGTCGAGGGCACGACGGTGCCGAATGGCGCCCATGTCATCGGCACCAACTACGTGCTCGACCCCATTCGCGCTGCCTTTAACAATGGCGCGCTCATCCGCTGGCTAGACTTTAACGACACATGGCTCGCTGCCGAATGGGGACACCCCTCGGACAATCTCGGTGCCATTCTCGCTGTCGCAGACTGGGTCTCTCGCACGAACGTAGCCAAGGGCAAAGCGCCACTGACCGTGAACGACGTGCTGACTGCATGCATCAAGGCGCACGAAATCCAGGGAAACATGGCCATTGAAAACAGCTTCAACCGTGTAGGCCTGGACCACGTCGTGCTGGTCAAGGTTGCCAGTGCTGCTGTTGTATCCAAGCTGCTAGGCCTATCGCGTGATCAGACAATTGATGCGATCTCACACGCCTTTGTCGATGGCCAGTCGCTCCGCACGTACCGCCATGCTCCGAACGCTGGATCGCGCAAGTCATGGGCGGCCGGTGATGCCTGTGCGCGTGCCGTGAACCTCGCCCTGCTTGTGCAACGTGGCGAAGGCGGCTACAACTCCGTGCTGACAGCCAAGACATGGGGTTTCTACGATGTCTTGTTCAAAGGCCGAGAATTCCAGTTCCAGCGCCCATACACGTCGTACGTGATGGAAAATGTGCTTTTCAAGCTGGTGCCAGCCGAATTTCACGCTCAGACGGCCGTGGAGGCCGCAgtgcagctgcatgcgAAACTTCGTGAGATGGGCAAGACGAGTGACGACATCAAGAGCATCAAGATCCGTACGCAGGAAGCAGCGATCCGCATCATCAGCAAGCAGGGTAAGCTGAACAACTATGCTGATCGTGACCACTGTATTCAGTACATGGTGGCTGTCCCACTCATTAAGGGCAGCTTGGAGCCAGGCGACTACACAGACGAATTCGCCGCGGATCCACGCATTGATGCCCTGCGTGAGAAGACCACAGTGGAGGAGGAGCCCCGCTATACGAAAGAGTACCTTGAGCCGGAGAAGCGCTCTATCGGAAATGCCGTGTCACTCGAGCTCAATGACGGTACCAAGATCGACGAGATTGCTATTGACTACCCCGTTGGGCACGCTCGTCGCCGCGACGAAGCTGTGCCCCTCATTGCGAGCAAGCTCCGAAAGCACCTAGACGGCATGTACAGTGATGCTGAGAAAGAAAAGATTCTCTCGCTTCTAACGGatcacgagcgcctcgtgtCCATGCCAGTGAACGAGTTTATTGACCTCTGGACTCGTCCGTAGATGCAATCTCATGTGCTTTCTCCACCATTtcggcgcacgagccgccCAGTCCAGCGGGAATCACGTGCATCGAGCGGGGTCTCGCTTCGATCGGTTCTTCGACGTACTTATCCGTTGTCATGTCGACCTCAGTCCTCCGAACTCTGCCTCGCGTGCTTCCGCACGCTgtgcgcacgtacgcaaCGCGTGCGTCGCCTTTGACGAGTCCTGTATCGGGTCTGTGTGGTGCGGTCGGCAACACGCCTCTGATCAAGATCAACTCGCTGAGTAGGGAGACGGGCTGCGAAGTGTACGGCAAGGCCGAATTCATGACGCCGGGAGGCAGCGTGAAGGACCGTGCTGCCCTGTATATTGTTCTTGATGCTGAGAAGAAGGGTCTCATCAAGCCTGGAGGCACAATTGTCGAGGGTACCGCTGGCAACACGGGCATTGGACTTGCTCATGTGTGTCGTGCACGCGGCTACAAGTGCGTGATCTACATGCCCAACACGCAATCAGCCGAGAAAATCAACTTGCTGCGTATGCTTGGTGCTGAGGTATACCCCGTGCCGGCTGTGCCGTTCGCCGATCCCCAGAACTACAACCAccaagctgctcgccacgcCGAGAAACTCGATAATGCGGTGTGGACGAACCAGTTCGACAATGTGGCTAACCGCGAGGCACATATCCTGACAACAGGTCCAGAGATCTGGGCGCAGACTCGTCAAACTGGCCTTGATGGCTTCATCTGTGCTACCGGTACGGGTGGTACACTCGCTGGTACGACGCGGTACCTAAAGGATGTGTCGGGTGGCCAGGTTCAGTGCTGGCTTGCCGATCCGCCCGGCTCAGTGCTGCACACGTACGTACAGACCAAGCGCGAGCGTATGGAGCGCACAGGCAACGGCTCAATCACCGAGGGAATTGGCCAGGGTCGTCTCACATCCAACCTACAGCCAGACATTGATCTGATCGACAATAGTCTGCACATTGAGGATGAGGCTAGCATTGCTATGGTCTTCCGTATGCTCGATGAGGAGGGTCTGTACATTGGTGCCTCGTCGGCTCTCAATCTGgtcgcagctgcgcgtATGGCTCAAAAGCTTGGTAAGGGCAGCAAGGTGGCGACGATCATTTGCGATGGTGCTGCACGCTACCAGACGCGCCTGTTTAGTCGCAAGTGGCTCGAGAGCAAGTCGCTCCTATCGGCCATTCCTTCGCACCTGCACCGCTACATTGTACTATCGTAGAAGCCACATCGATTTTGCTTACATAACATTGGGTGTGACACGGGGCAAATAAGGGGCGCTGACACGGCCTTTTGTAGCTTGCATTGCAGGGACctccttggcacgctgTCCAGTGTGGCGAGAGCCTAGGAGCTGCTAAAATGCCAATGTCGGCGCGTGATAGTGCCGACTCGGCTCTCGCGAATGCGTGGACTGACGCACAGTCGAATGAATTTGCAGAGACGTATTCTGAACACGACGACGAGAGCGAGAACATGCATGCTCCGACGGAGCCGGCTAACGAATCCACGAGCCAAGTATCATCATTAGACCTATCGCACGATACAAGTGCATATGCACGCATGATGCGTGAGTCAGATGCCATGACACCGGCGTCTTCATCGTCTGAGCATATATCGGCGTCCTCGGGCACACACTTGCCCTCGCCATCATCAACGTCATCCTcaggcagctcgtccatcgAGACAGCGCTCGTCTCAGAGGATGGACAAACTCGCAGTGTGCCCTtgagcacgacgacggctTCCACGAGTGCGGCACAGCACAGTAATGTTTCACTAGTAAAGAAACGGCCCGGTCAGCCACAGTTTGAAGGATTCTGGCAGGTTCAATCGCTGGATGATTTGCGACCTATGCGAGACTGCAGCCAACTGTGCGCGAAGCAGCGTCGAGCAGATCCAGCAGGTGGCTCTGTGAGTCCACTCAAGGCTCTCACATCATATTTGCACCATACTTACCATCTCGTCAACCCGGCGTTTGTCTACGAATTGGCATTTAATCCACGACGTGTCCTGACCAAGCCAAGTAAGCCGATGCACAATAGTGGCTACGATAATGAGGACAGTGACTATATCCTGTACGTCAATGACTACCTCGGAAGTGAAGAGGGACATCGCTACCTCATTCTCGATGTGCTGGGTCAGGGCACCTTTGGCCAAGTCGTCAAGTGCCA
Protein-coding sequences here:
- a CDS encoding pyridoxal phosphate phosphatase PHOSPHO2; the encoded protein is MVDQKTLAVHSVVLEDPPLDFDALPPVSSQLVVFDFDWSLADQDTDRWIHELLSPRLRIEFVQKISTMQFTDMCAYLLEELHKEGHTPEAIQEALRAMPMHPAMIRGVRSLQSHHHGTDFLLLSNSNEVYIHTILPSKGLAEPPLFTEIVTNPAHWEPNGLLRLRRRISPDGPQHACKVGCSANMCKGDELDAFKQRHADRKYERIVYVGDGGNDFCPVKRLGPNDVAFVRRNRGLARRILQEGGVQCMVRYWTGAWEAEQLLNLLCPPRP
- a CDS encoding peptidoglycan-binding domain protein, which encodes MASSVPWHQRRAHTLTARGAHAQKHTEPGAQVWALDEDIDPMDTRAAPERSALDGGETKGHSQPYTKNALDRLESWLGLKESAAGPSTPPPRHHRTTAEHGSMAEAVPKVPRRTSSTIQVMVHPVVETDTLEGIALRYGADVHTLRRSNGLWPGDAVQMREHLYIPVDSCRWRPPNATIEAVERKADGSLQGIVQAGSSAQPESVTVTQVDAKSLRFFPADRARPARGVPMNSDMGASGIDDLIQLQHMRRNRGGTQAPKPRDRPVLQKRPEPAIDPTWRPNTRTLGHKTSLKQPVSRDELIEDHWDQEDAPRDTAPEPPTSMRLDKLLRGPTVNPGAANWIRPIHESLPQQVPRQAGSSGHLWSDLFSGRVSIEDALHVAVDEWRHVSQRARRRNEPALPM
- a CDS encoding RhoGEF domain protein, with the protein product MSGGSGTGAPAPTLAPLRPAPSTAPSTSNGMLPQDSRANPDAPLQRRRTNPLGELISTETRYVHELGITLHRVAAAWNPKDLPAKDVDAMFRALHTVFRTNSEFLRALQEIGPNPSSPKGLGNLLMHWIDTLQPPYSHYIDVYTPHLDTRPDIAHHVRLPSVLQNVNRQIPRNDYPTGWTLDRFFELPILRLVFYKKLYGRLLRNAQPGRSDHTLLLTANEKLDALNQRAQRQKSSLGSIPANQKGLVSTSSPLPTEPRLMSPVSPVKGRALVPPHEGTVPPWTQSAQSITSSILLQSLDQMQTRIDSTHTVDIFTMEPKNCRLQLVLPGLSFERALRLTDGAKLEILPAQGKPLMIQHARLILLTDLILVAEDVALSPPGAPDIKLIFPPLSGRFIDAFDDTRWGPACVRLSIMNRVSMVIHLASTERKHEWLQALSACKSFSGHLRPHQNQSPSPSKSAPQIAAPMPSQMTSRPPARSQTLNQPSKVPAPLSSPARPPQPLVPSGQSSRPAQAAQPGTPSMVRPPLLPDALVPGTPGAQSTRHEPAPAPSLVHSGLGMAARPAPPLSAPSAVPVSSASSPPTPSASFHPTAQNVRTGQESTVPRPSIGTPFTSAQNKAVRPPALPPLLPHTITNANLPGVPLAEQDISFVSPPLSPELPTRANSLASQDSFPRIPRRLDTPDSMLQRPDDATRPGGSTAMSFGSASEKAMGNMIPQSPGPEQRRSPLFVRNPIRTATVPVPAASASASSSPPQPPRALSRSASQSQLGEHIQGNGAVLPSQMNRSKPQRNSNEWMHEPDDEENDNDVANARRMLAHEAQSFNLCAQMRCKVFLKHSYAQWRALGPARLRLYHLRPSNTNQLVVENDKKTIISSIILPIAVQRVGRTGLAVELSDYGRLTGVVYMLHMRSEESANGLHQQLLTGSTRSPVSSPQLS
- a CDS encoding cysteine synthase A, producing MSTSVLRTLPRVLPHAVRTYATRASPLTSPVSGLCGAVGNTPLIKINSLSRETGCEVYGKAEFMTPGGSVKDRAALYIVLDAEKKGLIKPGGTIVEGTAGNTGIGLAHVCRARGYKCVIYMPNTQSAEKINLLRMLGAEVYPVPAVPFADPQNYNHQAARHAEKLDNAVWTNQFDNVANREAHILTTGPEIWAQTRQTGLDGFICATGTGGTLAGTTRYLKDVSGGQVQCWLADPPGSVLHTYVQTKRERMERTGNGSITEGIGQGRLTSNLQPDIDLIDNSLHIEDEASIAMVFRMLDEEGLYIGASSALNLVAAARMAQKLGKGSKVATIICDGAARYQTRLFSRKWLESKSLLSAIPSHLHRYIVLS
- a CDS encoding 2-methylcitrate dehydratase, translating into MAVAAGVGKGESNVRPPPDQVMQDMADYVHNYDIKSSTAYNTARMCLLDSLGCGIEALRFPAPRAVCGPVVEGTTVPNGAHVIGTNYVLDPIRAAFNNGALIRWLDFNDTWLAAEWGHPSDNLGAILAVADWVSRTNVAKGKAPLTVNDVLTACIKAHEIQGNMAIENSFNRVGLDHVVLVKVASAAVVSKLLGLSRDQTIDAISHAFVDGQSLRTYRHAPNAGSRKSWAAGDACARAVNLALLVQRGEGGYNSVLTAKTWGFYDVLFKGREFQFQRPYTSYVMENVLFKLVPAEFHAQTAVEAAVQLHAKLREMGKTSDDIKSIKIRTQEAAIRIISKQGKLNNYADRDHCIQYMVAVPLIKGSLEPGDYTDEFAADPRIDALREKTTVEEEPRYTKEYLEPEKRSIGNAVSLELNDGTKIDEIAIDYPVGHARRRDEAVPLIASKLRKHLDGMYSDAEKEKILSLLTDHERLVSMPVNEFIDLWTRP
- a CDS encoding serine/threonine-protein phosphatase PPG1; this encodes MPLDLDACIEKLMNKQLLVGTLIKEICEKTKELLMMESNVVHISAPVTVVGDIHGQFYDLLEIFRIGGDVPNTNYLFLGDYVDRGLFSVETISLLTCLKLRYPHRVHLVRGNHESRAVTQTYGFYAECTRKYPDSNVWQYFTDMFDFLTLSVVVDNDIFCVHGGLSPSIHYIDQIKILDRFREIPHEGAMADLVWSDPDPDKEEFAISPRGAGYTFGASVVRHFLQCNRMSHILRAHQLCMEGYNVLYDDLLSTVWSAPNYCYRCGNLASILEVGPNGSRHFNTFEAAPENEHDGPLQAAHTHSETVEYFL